A portion of the Pagrus major chromosome 8, Pma_NU_1.0 genome contains these proteins:
- the man2c1 gene encoding alpha-mannosidase 2C1 — translation MYRQPVLKNRRTLLERAEKFISDIYFTDCNLRGRLYGDSCPLESLASFLSSKRIPFTEASKQNFAPYKVGDTFGPTWWTCWFKVSLKIPESWRGKEVHLLWESDGEAMVWRDGQPVQGLTKEGEKTSYILSDCLKDEEPHGITLYVEVACNGLFGAGQGSMIAAPDPHRKFSVQKAELVVFNRDVQELLTDFEMLVDIVKELGEGEQRGYQALFTVNEMVNLCDPSDPSTFSKARSLAHNFFSQRNGESQHTAHAMGHCHIDSAWLWPYEETIRKCGRSWVTVIRLMEKNPEFVFTCSQAQQFQWVQSWYPGLFSQIQDYVKKGQFIPVGGTWVEMDGNLPSGESMVRQFLEGQRFFNHEFGIICKEFWLPDTFGYSAQLPQIMQGSGVSNFLTQKLSWNLVNTFPHNTFFWEGLDGSKVLTHFPPGNSYEMKGKVEDLMKTVKNNKDKGRANHSAVLFGFGDGGGGPTQLMLDRLERVQDTDGLPKVQASTPDKLFSQLRAESALLCTWTGELFLELHNGTYTTQAQIKRGNRQCETLLHDIEIAGSLALCRDGTFQYPAEKLQKLWRLLLLNQFHDVIPGSCIEMVVEDALRYYEDIRSDGATLLREACGALGSKGNAAGVFNSLPWERQEVIQIQDAAGKPAVALVRVPSISLSPVEDTQPVTPVSVTKQADGSVILENGILKIIINKDGTLASLHLINANREAISDGCHGNQFVMFDDVPLYWDAWDVMDYHLQTRKPVLEVVQPIHVVSSGGLRGSVSFTLRISDKSTIKQEIVMDAMCPYIKFNTEVVWAESHKFLKVEFPVRVRSPNATYEIQFGHLQRPTHRNTSWDWARFEVWGHKWADLSEHNFGVALLNDCKYGYSVHENTMTLSLLRAPKAPDANADMGTHHFTYAIMPHAGSFQDASVIQNAYNLNFPLRSIQCSPDTVPWSAFSVSSAAVILETIKQAEDRKRALVVRLYESHGSSVTATLCTTLPVREAWHCDLLERHDPTQPAHITSEGITLTFNPFQIVSLLLIL, via the exons ATGTATCGGCAGCCTGTGCTGAAGAACAGGAGGACTCTCCTCGAGAGAGCAGAGAAGTTTATCTCTGATATTTACTTCACAGACTGCAACCTGAGAGGACG GCTCTATGGAGACTCTTGCCCGCTGGAGTCGCTCGCCTCCTTCTTGTCCTCTAAACGGATCCCGTTCACGGAAGCTTCCAAGCAGAACTTTGCACCTTATAAAGTGGGCGATACCTTTGGACCGAC GTGGTGGACTTGCTGGTTTAAAGTGAGCCTGAAAATCCCCGAGTCCTGGAGAGGGAAAGAGGTTCATCTTCTGTGGGAAAGTGATGGAGAGGCGATGGTTTGGAGAGACGGACAGCCAGTTCAG GGCCTGACTAAAGAGGGTGAAAAGACGAGTTACATCCTGTCTGATTGTCTGAAAGATGAGGAGCCGCACGG TATCACCCTTTATGTTGAGGTGGCCTGTAATGGGCTTTTTGGAGCCGGTCAAGGATCCATGATTGCAGCCCCAGATCCACACAGGAAGTTTTCAGTACAGAAGGCCGAGCTGGTGGTATTTAACCGGGATGTACAGGAGCTACTGACTGATTTTGAGATGCTGGTTGACATCGTGAAG GAGCTTGGAGAGGGAGAGCAACGAGGCTACCAGGCACTCTTCACTGTCAATGAGATGGTGAACCTGTGTGATCCCTCTGATCCCAGCACCTTCTCCAAAGCACGCAGTCTGGCTCACAACTTCTTCAGCCAGCGCAACGGGGAAAGCCAACACACAGCGCATGCGATGGGTCACTGCCACATAGACTCAg CCTGGCTGTGGCCCTACGAAGAGACCATTCGCAAATGTGGCCGAAGCTGGGTGACAGTGATCCGTTTAATGGAGAAGAACCcagagtttgtttttacttgCTCTCAG GCCCAGCAGTTCCAGTGGGTACAGAGCTGGTACCCGGGGCTCTTCTCCCAGATTCAGGATTACGTCAAGAAAGGCCAGTTCATTCCAGTTGGAGGAACGTGGGTGGAAATG GATGGCAACCTGCCCTCAGGGGAGTCCATGGTCCGGCAGTTCCTGGAAGGTCAGCGCTTCTTCAACCACGAGTTTGGGATCATTTGCAAAGAG TTCTGGCTTCCAGATACGTTTGGCTACTCAGCCCAACTTCCTCAAATAATGCAGGGCAGCGGCGTCTCTAATTTCTTGACACAGAAGCTCAGCTGGAACCTGGTCAACACCTTTCCT cacaacacatttttctggGAAGGTCTGGATGGCTCCAAGGTTTTAACCCACTTCCCACCTGGAAATTCCTACGAGATGAAGGGCAAGGTTGAAGAC CTGATGAAGACTGTGAAGAATAACAAAGATAAAGGCAGAGCCAACCACAGTGCAGTGCTGTTTGGTTTTGGCGATGGCGGCGGTGGGCCCACACAGCTAATGCTAGACAGATTGGAGAGGGTTCAGGACACAGATGGACTTCCCAA GGTCCAGGCGTCCACTCCAGACAAGCTTTTCTCTCAGCTTCGGGCTGAATCAGCTCTGCTCTGTACTTGGACCGGAGAGCTCTTCCTTGAGCTGCACAACGGCACCTACACCACACAGGCACAG ATTAAACGAGGGAACCGCCAGTGTGAGACGTTGCTTCATGACATCGAGATAGCCGGCAGCCTGGCTCTGTGTCGGGACGGGACCTTTCAGTATCCTGCGGAAAAGCTGCAGAAGCTCTGGAG GCTGCTTCTTTTAAACCAGTTCCATGACGTGATTCCCGGCAGCTGTATAGAGATGGTTGTGGAGGATGCTCTCAGGTATTATGAAG ATATCCGTAGTGATGGTGCTACACTGCTGAGAGAGGCCTGTGGAGCTTTGGGGTCAAAGGGCAATGCTGCTGGTGTGTTCAACTCTCTGCCATGGGAGCGCCAAGAAGTCATCCAGATTCAAGATGCCGCTGGAAAACCTGCTGTGG CTCTGGTGAGAGTTCCCAGCATCAGCTTGTCTCCTGTTGAAGACACACAGCCTGTGACCCCAGTCTCAGTCACTAAACAA GCTGACGGCTCTGTTATCTTGGAGAACGGGATTTTAAAGATTATCATAAACAAAGATGGCACTTTGGCATCACTTCATTTGATCAATGCAAACAG agAAGCCATCTCTGACGGCTGTCATGGGAACCAGTTTGTCATGTTTGATGATGTCCCTCTGTACTGGGATGCTTGGGATGTAATGGACTACCATCTGCAGACAAG GAAGCCGGTGCTGGAGGTGGTGCAGCCTATTCATGTGGTGTCCTCAGGTGGGCTTCGCGGCAGTGTCAGCTTCACCCTTAGGATCAGTGATAAGAGCACGATCAAACAGGAGATTGTCATGGACGCCATGTGTCCTTACATCAAGTTCAACACTGAG GTAGTGTGGGCGGAGTCTCACAAGTTCCTCAAGGTGGAATTCCCTGTGCGAGTACGCAGCCCCAATGCTACATATGAGATCCAGTTTGGTCATCTGCAGAGACCCACACACAGGAACACCTCATGGGACTGGGCCAGATTTGAG GTTTGGGGTCACAAATGGGCCGATTTGTCGGAGCACAACTTTGGAGTTGCACTGCTGAATGACTGCAAATATGGCTATTCAGTCCACGAGAACACCATGACACTGTCCCT ACTGAGAGCGCCGAAGGCTCCAGATGCCAACGCTGACATGGGGACTCATCATTTCACCTATGCAATCATGCCACACGCAG GATCATTCCAAGATGCCTCAGTCATCCAGAATGCATACAACCTCAACTTCCCTTTGAGGTCAATCCAGTGCTCGCCCGACACCGTCCCCTGGAGTGCCTTTTCCGTCAGCAGTGCTGCAGTCATCCTTGAGACCATTAAACAG GCTGAGGACAGGAAGCGGGCACTTGTAGTCCGACTCTATGAGTCGCACGGGAGCAGCGTGACGGCAACTCTCTGCACTACCCTTCCTGTGAGGGAAGCCTGGCA TTGCGACCTCTTGGAGAGACATGACCCCACCCAGCCAGCACACATTACGTCAGAGGGAATCACTCTGACCTTCAACCCCTTTCAAATCGTGTCACTTCTCCTCATCTTGTAA
- the neil1 gene encoding endonuclease 8-like 1: MPEGPELHLASLYVNKMCNGVVFTGPVRKSEVSKSPDVPFTCEAYRVTATSRGKEVKLTLTPMKSDDPKQRAKKGQADQPMDVVFRFGMSGYFRFTTEDELPKHAHLRFYSTEKPCRVLSFVDARRFGSWQHSGTWQPSRGPCIMFEYKSFRENVVSHLSDRAFDRPICEVLLNQKYFNGIGNYLRAEILFRLNIPPFVPARTVLEGLESEDFCENKKPVKNEIADTKPSDRAKQKRVKEETSDLLRLCHTVPLEVVSLGGKGYDPEKADYSDFEAWLQCYYVDGMNSIRDHNGRTMWFKGDPGPMAPKDSKSPKAKKRTKKEDDHDYTDKKKVARSRSASSTKKKAVKQEAVTKTPKKQKAAHPKEAKSKRGKTDKPLEVNTPQHEKRPAARRRRSSSNAEPIAAGRPRRSGRVTRQNGK, from the exons ATGCCTGAGGGACCAGAGCTCCACCTGGCCAGCCTTTATGTGAACAAAATGTGCAATGGAGTGGTGTTCACTGGACCGGTCAGAAAATCTGAAGTCAGCAAGAGTCCTGATGTGCCCTTCACCTGTGAGGCCTATCGCGTCACAGCCACTTCCAGAGGGAAGGAAGTGAAGCTCACGCTCACACCCATGAAGAGTGATGATCCAAAACAGAGAGCAAAGAAGGGACAGGCAGACCAGCCCATGGACGTAGTCTTTCGCTTCGGGATGTCGGGTTATTTCCGCTTCACCACAGAGGATGAGCTGCCCAAACATGCCCACCTGCGTTTTTATTCCACAGAGAAGCCCTGCAGAGTGCTGAGCTTTGTGGATGCACGCAGGTTCGGCAGCTGGCAGCACAGTGGGACATGGCAGCCGAGCAGAGGGCCCTGCATCATGTTTGAGTACAAAAGCTTCAG AGAGAACGTCGTGTCCCACCTGTCTGACCGAGCCTTCGACAGGCCCATCTGTGAAGTTCTGCTCAATCAGAAGTACTTCAATGGTATCGGGAACTACCTGAGGGCTGAAATCCTTTTCAG gTTGAACATCCCACCCTTTGTGCCTGCCAGGACCGTCCTGGAAGGCCTTGAGTCAGAAGACTTCTGTGAAAATAAGAAGCCTGTAAAAAATGAGATTGCTGACACAAAG CCCTCAGACAGAGCCAAACAGAAGAGGGTGAAAGAAGAGACAAGTGACCTGCTCAGACTGTGTCATACAGTACCCCTGGAGGTGGTGAGCCTTG GTGGAAAGGGTTATGATCCCGAAAAGGCAGACTACTCCGATTTTGAGGCATGGCTACAGTGTTACTATGTGGATGGGATGAACTCAATCCGGGACCACAATGGCAGAACTATGTGGTTCAAG GGAGATCCAGGCCCCATGGCGCCTAAAG ATTCAAAGTCGCCCAAggcaaaaaaaaggacaaagaaagaAGACGATCACGATTACACAGACAAGAAAAAG GTGGCCAGGAGTCGCTCAGCAAGCTCAACAAAGAAGAAGGCCGTCAAACAGGAAGCCGTGACCAAAACACCAAAGAAACAAAAGGCCGCACATCCGAAGGAAGCCAAATCCAAGAGAGGAAAGACCGATAAACCCCTGGAAGTAAACACACCTCAGCATGAAAAGAGACCAGCAGCTCgcaggaggagaagcagcagcaatGCAGAGCCAATAGCTGCAG GTCGACCGAGGCGAAGCGGGAGGGTGACCAGACAGAACggcaaataa